From the genome of Mixophyes fleayi isolate aMixFle1 chromosome 2, aMixFle1.hap1, whole genome shotgun sequence, one region includes:
- the LOC142141626 gene encoding olfactory receptor 6K3-like translates to MENVVNVSTRLVFLGLVEMEKLKHLYCALSIITYLFIIFLSIIILFVVLTDQSLHEPMYILISKLVLNGIFGISTLFPKLIVDLITSTKTISYGSCITQTLFVSVFAFFEMSTFTIMAYDRYLAVCHPLHYVTLMTNKKVINLIIGSCVTSFLVILIAILLTWRLPLCENKITNIVCDNISLIILSCSGSSLSNIYSVIASAIYLIVTISVTVFSYLRILNVCMRISKESRQKAVHTLVTHLLNFSVFLIGVFFVIIKYRLGSITLPITVHILLTITSLVAPPLFNPLIYGIRTHALKIKIIQHLRKIKVEPEWIKQQL, encoded by the coding sequence ATGGAAAATGTGGTCAATGTCAGCACCAGATTGGTTTTCCTGGGACTTGTAGAGAtggaaaaattaaaacatttatattgtgccCTTTCTatcattacatatttatttattatatttttgagtattattattttatttgtggttttGACGGATCAAAGTCTACATGAACCTATGTACATTCTCATAAGTAAACTCGTCCTCAATGGAATTTTTGGTATTTCTACATTATTCCCGAAGCTGATAGTTGATCTGATCACCTCAACTAAGACCATCTCTTATGGTAGTTGTATCACTCAAACCTTGTTTGTTtcagtttttgctttttttgaaatGAGCACTTTTACCATCATGGCCTATGACCGATATCTGGCCGTCTGTCACCCTCTGCACTATGTCACCTTGATGACAAACAAGAAGGTTATAAATCTCATCATTGGATCTTGTGTAACATCCTTCTTAGTTATCCTTATTGCTATTCTGCTCACTTGGAGACTTCCCCTTTGTGAGAATAAAATAACCAATATTGTTTGTGATAATATCTCGCTTATTATTCTGTCCTGTTCAGGGTCATCTCTCAGTAATATCTATTCAGTTATTGCGTCAGCTATCTACTTAATTGTCACCATTTCAGTCACTGTTTTTTCCTACCTGCGGATATTAAATGTCTGTATGAGAATCTCAAAGGAATCACGTCAGAAAGCCGTCCACACCTTGGTGACCCATTTACTCAACTTTTCTGTCTTTTTAATAGGAGTTTTCTTTGTCATAATCAAGTACAGACTGGGAAGTATCACCCTCCCCATAACTGTTCACATCCTACTTACTATTACCTCATTAGTTGCCCCACCACTCTTTAACCCCTTGATATATGGGATTCGGACACATGccctgaaaataaaaatcattcagCATTTGCGGAAAATAAAAGTTGAGCCAGAGTGGATTAAACAACAGCTGTGA